The sequence GTAAACTATGGCATCATTTAACAAGATTCTTATGTTTAATaaggaagattatgatgactgaaaAACTCacatgcaggcacatctatcTGCTCAAGAAGATGATATGTGGTAGGTACATTATTACAGATGGACCAATGAAGATCATGAAAACAAATACTACAATTGCTATCACCGAAGGTGCACctcaaatgattgagaaaccgaGATCAGAATGGAcaactgaggacaaaaagaaagaaaatttggACAATGTGGCAAGATACATACTATGCAAAACTTTGGATAAGAATATATTGATCAAGATCAAAACATGCACCACGGCGAAGGAGATATGGGAGAAACTCACACAACTATGTGAAAACAATGAtcaaacaaaggaaaacaaactcGTAGTGGCAATCCAGAAGTTCGATGGTATCAAAATGAAGCCTGAAGAAACAATGAATGAGTTCGATGAAAGATTTAGCAGCACAATCATTGAGCTGAATACTTTGGGCCAAAGCTACAGCAACAGAGAAGTGGCTCTAAAAGTTATGATAGCCTTGCCTCATGAATGAGATGTTAAAACAAATTTCAATTAGAGAATCCAAGTACCTAGGCAAGATTGAACTACATGACCTATTCGCATATCTCAAAGCTTATGAGTTCGAGCTGGGAGTCTGAATTGAAGAGGAACCATCTACTCCACAAGTCACTAAGGCTCTAAAAACAGCAGAGGAAACAACTAATATCAAGATTGCAGATCATCTCAGTAGCGATTCTATGTCACTCTTTGTCAAAAAATTTGGTAAATTCATGAGAAAGAATCACATAAATTTCCAGAGCACAAACAAATCCAGCTTCAGACGAAAAGAGCCGACCAATAATGATCAAGCTTGTTATAATTGTGGCAAGAAATGACACTTAATAGCTGAATGCACAAAACCAAAGAAGGACGAAAGGAAGAAATCTTACAAAAATCGTCAGAGAGGaaagaaagaaattcagaaGAAAGAAAGAGCAAAAAAAACTGATTGTAGAAGAGAAAAACAACAAGTAGGATGAGTCAGATACAGAATCATCTGGTTCAAAAACTTCTTCAAGTATGATGAGTATCGAAGACTATCTCATGAGTTTGAGGAAGTCAAAGCAGATGGAAAGAGCACAACAGATATGTCAAACCAAATGAACTCTACTGAGTCTATTGAATCAGACAGTCTAAAGGTTTAAATAAATCTATTAATGaccaaaaacacaaaaatgatAAGTGAACTCCAAGTTGTTATGTCTGAGAATCAAAGGTTGACAAACTTAGTAAACACTTGGAACATGTCTTCTGTTTCACGAGATAAACTGAATGGAATGCAGAAGCAAGCTGGTGATAGAACTGGCCTAGGCTAAAAAATGAATGAAAACAGTTCATCAGAAACAAATACTCAGTCGTGTCTGGataagaaaatttaaaaatatatgaaatttgTTAGATCCAGCATGATATATGAACACCTTGAGCCTAAAATTCATGTTAGACCTCCAATAATTTAAAAGAGGAAACTTTTTCATAAAGGTTTGGGATATGTTGAACCTGAAGTTCATAGTCTAGAATGACTAAGACCAGACCAGATTGGCTTGGATATGGTCAAACAAGACAGAACTTTATGACGGTAAAACATAGACCATATTTCAAAAACAAACCTGCTCAAAAGAAGTAATGGAAACCTGGCATGAATAATCTGTCTGACTATTCCACTACGCACCCACAACACAATGCACGAAAGGTATCAGCTAGATCACTTACTCTTGGGGCCTTGTATAATGGAAAATCTGTAAAGATAATTCGAGTTTGCATTCCCAAGGGATTAATTTACCATTGACCCAAGAAGGTATATGTACCAAAGTTATTCTTACCTTTGAGTTCAGGATAAGAGAAGTGAACTGGTAAAGCAAACAGTCTGGTACTTGGACAGTGGTTGTTCCAGACATATGACTGGAGAAATCAAGCTACAATCTGAATTCTAACAATGGTTCAAGACCTAAAATTACATTTGGAGATAATTCAAAGGGTAGGACtatgggtaagggtaagcttatccatggtaacatttTTATTAAAGATGTTCTGCtggtaaaaaatttaaaatatactttGATTAGCATAATTCAATTATGTGATTATaattattgtgtgtaatttcaaAAAACATACTTGTACTGTTAAAGATCTATCTGGACTAACAATTATGACAGGTGAAAGAAGTGGAAACACTTATCGAGTCAACTGGTCTGCACAACCTAGTGACACTATCTATCTGGTTGCCTCAAATATGAACAAGAACTGGTTGTATTCAACTTCAAATCTATTGTCAATCTGAGCAAATATGATTTGGTTACTGGTCTGCCTAAGATTGAGTTTTCAAAAGATAACATTTGCAATGCTCTTCAGCTAGGTAAGAAAGTCAGATCAACTTTCAAAAACAAAGGTAGTAACACTTTTTCCAGAAGCTTAGAATTACTGCACATGGATCTTTTTGGTCCGATACCTGTAatgagcttagggggaatgaagtACACCTTAGACATTGTTACTTGGGTGATTTTTctcaaatcaaaatatcaaactgTCACTCAATTGATCAAAATTTGTCAATgatttcaaaatgaaaaatcTCAAAAGATTTACAAAATTTGAAGTCACAGAGAAACTAAGTTTTCAAATAAAACTTTGTCTGCTTATTTGGAAAACCATGGGATCAAGCATGAATTCTCTGCATCTAGAacacctcaacaaaatggtATAGCAGAAAGGAGGAATCGTACTCTTAAAGAGGATGCTAGAATCTTGCTGACTCTGGCATTTCTAAAAAATTTTGGGCAGAATCTGTAAATACAATATTTTACACTCAGAACAGATCGATGATTAAGAAGAAACTTGGAACAACCCCTTATGAGATATGGTATGGCAAAGTCTCTATGATATCATATTTCAAAATCTTTGGATGTCGATGTTTCATACATAAAAATGGCAAGACTCATCTGACTGCATTGGATGTCAGATCAAATCATGTTTTTTTTCTTGGATATTCAGTTGTTAGCAaggcttatcgagtgttcaatacTAAAACACTAACAGTTGAAGAATCATtttatgttgtatttgatgaaacatCTAGTACTAATGAATCTTCAAGCATAAATGATATTAGCAACATGTTGGAAGATTCAAAATTAGATCATATGATGATGTAGAAATCCAGATCAAAAGGATCAAAGAACTCCTTGTTAACCAGAACACCCAGCTGAGCCATATGAGTTCAAAGAACTTCATCAAACAGGGATACCAGAAGAACACTTGCATGATAATGATATTGCACCTGATCCAGAACAAATAGAAAATCCTCCAAGACTGGTAATAGGTAATCCATCTGCACCTTTGAGAACCAGAGGTCAGATGATTAATGAGTTTTTACATGCCGCTTTTATTTCTCAATTACAgcctaataaaatataataagttTTAACTTACAGTAATTGGATAGAGGCTATGCAGGAAGAACTAAATCAATTTGAGTGTACTTTAGTTTGGCACTTAGTTCCTAGAACTTCTGATAAATCTATGATAGGAACTCGTTGGGTATTTAGAAACAAACTTAATGAGGATGGCACTGTTGTTAGAAATAAGGCCAGGTTAGTAGCACAAGTTTATAGAAAAGAAGAGGGCATAGATTTCGATGAAATATTTGCACCAGTAGCGAGGCTTGAGGCTATCAGAATATTTATTGTTTATGCTGCTTTCAAAGATTTCAAAGTGTTTCAGATGGATGTCAGAAGTGTCTTTCTAAATGGTTTGTTACAAGAATAAGTATATGTTGAACAACCCCCTGGTTTTCAAAGTCATACTTATCCAGATATTGTGTTCAAACTTATTAAAGCTCTTAATAGGTTGAAACAAGCACCAAGGGCCTGGTATTACACTATGTCACAATTTCTCATTGATCATGGATTTATAATTGGGGTTGTTGATAAAActctatttaaatttaataaaggtGATCATACATTATTAGTACAAATTTATGCACATGATATTttctttgggtcaactaaccccaaacttTGTAAGAAATTTTCTAAGCTaatgcaggagaaatttgaaatgaacaTGATGGGAGAATTAACATTTTTATTGGGATTACAAATCAGACAAATGAACAAGAGTATATTCATCAAACAGACCAAATACACAAA comes from Henckelia pumila isolate YLH828 chromosome 4, ASM3356847v2, whole genome shotgun sequence and encodes:
- the LOC140861909 gene encoding uncharacterized protein, whose translation is MTEKLTCRHIYLLKKMICGRYIITDGPMKIMKTNTTIAITEGAPQMIEKPRSEWTTEDKKKENLDNVARYILCKTLDKNILIKIKTCTTAKEIWEKLTQLCENNDQTKENKLVVAIQKFDGIKMKPEETMNEFDERFSSTIIELNTLGQSYSNREVALKVMIALPHE